The genomic DNA TCACCCTTGCCCAGCCGCCGCACCGTCGTGATACGGAACGGCTTCAGTGAACTGGCCGAGCAAGGCCAGGGCGTTGGTGGGAAGCCTCCGCTTGACGGCGGCCCGGTTCCCCGACGACGCGGCGCTGCACGCGCTGGTGGGTGAACTGAGCGCCAAAGGCGGCGAGTTCGCCTCGATGTGGCCGATCACCGCGTCAAGTCCACCATGTTCGCCTCGTACGACATGCGGCATCCGGTCGTGGGCCTGCTGACGGTCGTCCGGCAGAGCCTCGGTCTCGGGCGTGGCATCAGCATCGTGGTCACCACCATCCCGGCGGGCTCACCCCCTCGTCGTCGCACAGCCGCCCCACCGTCGTCCTCACCGCGACGGACGGACTCCGGAACCCCACGTCCATCGCCCTGCGCGGCGACACGGCCTACGTCCTGAGCGCGGCCTACGTCACCGCCGAGGACCCCAACCTGTTGCTCGCCCACCTGAACCGGTGAGTGCGGCAGCGCCCAGCTCCCCGTCGACCCGCTCACCCCCGCAGCGGACGTTCCGGGCAGCGGGCAACCTCACCCGCACGCCATGGCGGAGCCGGCGCGGGGCCGCCCCGAAGGCCCCGTCTCCACCATCAGCCACCCCATCCGACCCCCGCCCCAACTGTGTATCCACAGAAAGGGCTTGCCGCCGTCGCCCTGAGACTGGCAGCATCGCTGCCTTCATCACTCCGAACAACGGGTGGTGGCCATCAAGGAGGTCCGGTGTCCAAGCGGTGGCTGTTCCTGTCGGCGGCCGCGGTACTCATCGTGGTCTCCCTGGCCCTGGTGCTGCTGCCCGGCCACAAGGACGACGAGGACGTGAAGTCCGTGGCGGGAAGTGCCACTTCCGTGCCTTCGGCCACCGTCTCCGCGGCCAAGTCGCCCTCGCCGAGCGGTACTTCGTCCGCCTCCGCGCGGGCGAGTGCGACCCCGTCGAAGAAGCCGTCGGCGACACCGACCGCCCACGCGACCACCGCCTCCGCCGCGCCGGCGGCCACAAAGGCCGCTCGACCGGCCTCGGGCACAGCCTCGTTGGCCGGCCGCATCCGCCCCGGTGTCACCTACCGAGGGGTCGCCACCTTCTACGACGCGGACGGCGGCGGCGCCTGTCTGTACGACCCGAGCGACGACGTCCTGACCGGCGCGATGAACACCACGGACTACGAGGCGTCCAAGGCGTGCGGGGCGTACGTGGTGGTCCACGCGGCAGGCGGCGCCAGCATCACGGTCCGTATCACCAACGAGTGCCCGGGGGACTGCGCCCCCGGCCAGATCGACCTCAGCGCACAGGCCTTCGCCAAACTCGCCGCCCCTTCGGCCGGCCGGATCCCGATCACCTGGAACCTGGCGAGCCCCAGCACCTCCGACACGATCTCGATCCGCTACAAGACCGGTTCCACCCGCTACTGGTGCGGCATCCAGGCGATCGGCCACCGAAATCCCTTGGCCCGCCTGGAAGTTCGCGCGGGCAGCGGCTGGCGTCAGTTGGCGCGCGCCGACTACAACTACTTCCTCTCCGAGGACGGCACCGGCTGCGGCGGCGCGCTCCGGCTCACCGACATCTACGGCGAGCAACTCACCGTCCCCGCACTCGCGGTGCGAGCGAACGTCACACAGGCCACGCGGCTCCAGTTCGCCCAACACTGACCCCCGCTCAGGAGCTGGGCGCGCGCGATCCGTCACCGGTCAGCGTGCGCCGCAACCTGACCTCGTCCGAACTGCCGGGCACCGCGGTCAAGATGACGATCTTGAGGTCGGAGTCACCGTCCGTCAGAACATCGCAGTCCACTTCCACGGGCCCGACCTCGGGATGCTCGACCGTCTTGCGGTCCTCGCGATGTGCGGCCACCGTGCCGCTCGACCACAGCCGGGCGAACGTCGGGTTGCCCGCGGTGAGTTGACGGATCAGCTCCGCGAGGCGGACGTCGTGCGGGAAGCGGCCGGTGGCCCGGCGCAGGTCGGACACGATCGCGAGATCCGAGGCGTCGCCGTTCCGCACCAGCACCGGCCACGAGGCGATCCGTACGTCATGTACGTCGTCGCCGGAACCGACCGGGAACCGCTCGCGAGCGAAGTTCCGTTGCTCGGGCGGCTTGGCCGACGGGTCACCGAGCAGCGCCGCCCACCCGGGGTTCCACCAGATCATCTGCCAGTCGGCGGCGAACACGGCGACGGCGACGTCCCCGAGCCGGTTCAGCACGCGATGCACCCCTGACGGCAGGTGGTCGGGGATCGGCTCGTCGTTCGGCGGGACCAGTCCGGCCATGCGGTAGAGGTGCTCCCGTTCGACGGCGGTCAGTCGCAGCGCCCGGGCCAAGGAGGCGACGACCTGGGCCGAGGGCGCCGTGGACCGCCCCTGCTCCAGACGCACCACGTAGTCGACCGACAACCCGGCACGCTCGGCGAGTTCCTCGCGGCGCAGACCGGTCGCACGCCGGGACCGACCGGACGGCAGCCCGACGTCGGACGGGGACAACCTCTCCCGCCAGGCACGGATCGTCGCACCCAGCCCGAGCCCGATGCCTTCGTGTGTCGCCATGTCCTCCATCTTCCTCCCCCTCCGATCCTGGTAATGCCGTTCCTACGGTCGAAGCGTCCCTGGTGGGGCACCCGCACGGCGCGGACGATGGACGCATGACCACCACGTTCATCACCGGAGCCAACAAGGGCCTCGGCCACGAGACCGCCCGCCGCCTCCTCGCCCTCGGCCACACCGTGATCGTCGGAGCCCGCGACCAGGAACGCGGTGCGGAGGCGGCCGCCGCACTCGGTGCGCGGTTCGTCCGTATCGACGTCACCGACGACGCCTCCGTCACCGCCGCCGCGGCCGACGTCGCCGCACACGAAGGTGTCCTCGACGTCCTGATCAACAACGCCGGTGTACACGGCCCGCACGGCGATCCCGCGGAGCTGACCGGCGCCGACGCGCTCGCCGTCTTCGACGTCAACGTCTTCGGAGTGGTCCGGACGACCACCGCCTTCCTCCCGCTGCTGCGCCGCTCACCCGACCCGGTCGTCATCAACGTCAGCAGCGGTATGGGCTCGCTCGCCATCACCCACGACCCTTCGCGGATCGAGTCGTCCGTCGTCGCGCCGCTCTACACCGCCTCCAAGGCGGCCCTCACCATGCTGACCACCCAATACGCCAAGGGCCTCAAGGACGTTCGC from Streptomyces sp. NBC_01478 includes the following:
- a CDS encoding expansin EXLX1 family cellulose-binding protein, which encodes MSKRWLFLSAAAVLIVVSLALVLLPGHKDDEDVKSVAGSATSVPSATVSAAKSPSPSGTSSASARASATPSKKPSATPTAHATTASAAPAATKAARPASGTASLAGRIRPGVTYRGVATFYDADGGGACLYDPSDDVLTGAMNTTDYEASKACGAYVVVHAAGGASITVRITNECPGDCAPGQIDLSAQAFAKLAAPSAGRIPITWNLASPSTSDTISIRYKTGSTRYWCGIQAIGHRNPLARLEVRAGSGWRQLARADYNYFLSEDGTGCGGALRLTDIYGEQLTVPALAVRANVTQATRLQFAQH
- a CDS encoding MmyB family transcriptional regulator is translated as MNWPSKARALVGSLRLTAARFPDDAALHALVGELSAKGGEFASMWPITASSPPCSPRTTCGIRSWAC
- a CDS encoding helix-turn-helix transcriptional regulator, with the protein product MEDMATHEGIGLGLGATIRAWRERLSPSDVGLPSGRSRRATGLRREELAERAGLSVDYVVRLEQGRSTAPSAQVVASLARALRLTAVEREHLYRMAGLVPPNDEPIPDHLPSGVHRVLNRLGDVAVAVFAADWQMIWWNPGWAALLGDPSAKPPEQRNFARERFPVGSGDDVHDVRIASWPVLVRNGDASDLAIVSDLRRATGRFPHDVRLAELIRQLTAGNPTFARLWSSGTVAAHREDRKTVEHPEVGPVEVDCDVLTDGDSDLKIVILTAVPGSSDEVRLRRTLTGDGSRAPSS
- a CDS encoding SDR family NAD(P)-dependent oxidoreductase produces the protein MTTTFITGANKGLGHETARRLLALGHTVIVGARDQERGAEAAAALGARFVRIDVTDDASVTAAAADVAAHEGVLDVLINNAGVHGPHGDPAELTGADALAVFDVNVFGVVRTTTAFLPLLRRSPDPVVINVSSGMGSLAITHDPSRIESSVVAPLYTASKAALTMLTTQYAKGLKDVRVNAADPGYTATDLNGHSGPQTVSEGTDAIVRLATEEPGAGSGRFIDRDGPLALS